ACCTCACCTACAGATATCAAAGGACATCATGTAGCCGCTTCGGAAGATAACCCGGAATATCTCGTTGAGAGCGATAAAACAGGAAAACAAGCTGCTCATAAGCCTGATTCACTCAAAAAAGTGGAAGAGTAATCTAGAAAATGAGTAATGGTAGTGAACTACTCTAATGCTCTCACTGCCGCCTGGTATCGCTCTTCAATATCCTTTTTATCAAATTCCTCCGCCACTCTCTCATGGCTGCCATTTTTAATCATGTTGGCATGACGCAGAAGTACTGTGCGGTCTCTGTTGTTACGAGTGTAGGGAGCGATCGCGGCGATCGTCTCCAGTAATCGAATTGTCACTGCTACATCTGAGCTGCCGTACTGTCGAATTTGGTTAAAAGCAGCATCAGTTAGCTCCGCAAACGTCACAGGCTCAACAATCACACGCAGAATATTATCTTCGTCGTAACGCTGGGGAGATGGAAAATCTCTTTGGGCTAGGTGGGACAACCCAACGCTAAGTCGGTCTATACACCTGATCGCGGTAAACGGATCGTTGATACTAGGAGAGATGGCGCGGATAGCTATCTCAACCAACTGATTGATTGGAAACTCTACATCCTGCTGCTCAGTACGTTCATTGCCCAGAATGAAGGCATCGTTGAGCTGCTCGGTAAGT
This window of the Chroococcidiopsis sp. CCMEE 29 genome carries:
- a CDS encoding DUF2945 domain-containing protein; protein product: MADQFKKGDKVEWKTSQGKTTGEVKKKLTSPTDIKGHHVAASEDNPEYLVESDKTGKQAAHKPDSLKKVEE